The Urbifossiella limnaea nucleotide sequence GGCGTCGGCAGCAGGTCCATCGGCGCCGGCGGGCCGGCGCCGCGCGCCAGCTCGGTGTAAATCGAGTTGTCGATCAGCGGCAGCACCAGCGTTTCGAGCCGGTACTGCTTCGGCGTCAGCGTCAGCCGCACCGCGATCGGGTCGAAGAACGTCCGCCAGTACTGGCTGTAGTCGGCCACGAACCCGCGGTACTCGTCGGCCTCGGCGGCGGTCACCTCGGTCACCAGCCGCTCGACGCACGGGGTCATCGCCTCCACCCGGCCGAACCGCGAGCAGACGCCGGACATGCCGTCGGGCGACAGCGAGTACGTGCCGCCGTCCGGGTGGGCGAGTTCGCCGCGGCCGAACACGCCGGGGGCGCAGTTCGTCTCCGCGAGTTCCTCCAGCGACCGCGGCGCCCGGCCGTGCTCGGTGCGGAACAACAGCGCCGCGTGGCCGATCATGCGGAGGTGGTTGTACGCCATCACCCGCCGCCGCTCGGTCAGCTTCAGCTGCGGGCCGGTCAGCCGGCGGATGAAGGCGTCGGACAGGTAGACGAAGCCGTCCTCGTCGGCGCCGCGGGCCATGCGGGTGCGGACGTACTTGAACTCGGCCGTGTCGCCGAGCCGGCGGGCGGGGCGGCCGTCGGCGGTCTTGCCGGCGATCGTTTCGAGGACGCGCCTGAACGCCGGCAGCGAGTTGCCGCGGACGTGCAGGTCGGGCCGCGGGCTGGCGGAGTACACGTTCACCGCGCCGTCGGGCGTGGTGCGGTGGCTGAACGCCACGCCGACGTGCTCGCCCTTCGCCTCGCCGCCGCCGAGCAGCCCCGCGAGGGTGCCGAGATTCCGGCCGTGGACGAGGACCGTCACGTCGCTCCCTTCGAGCAGGAACGGGTCGCTGCCGGTGACGGCGATGGCGTCGACGCCGAGCTTGTCGATGGCCTCGGGGGTGAAGGCGCCGAGGCCGAGCTGCTTGCGGATGCGGTCGGCCGTCTGCTGCGAGCGGGCGCCGCCGAGCGCCTGCGTGAGGATGTGGCCGGACCACAGCTCCCCGGCGCCGAGCACCTCGTGCAGGCGGACGGCGGAGCGGCACTCGGCGAGGTAGTACTCTTCCGGCACGAGCCCGGCGAGCGGCCCCACGTCGGGCGTCTTGCCGCCGAGCAACTTCTCCCACGGGTGGCTCGGCTGCGTCGGCCCGGCCAGCGTGCTGACGGCCACCTTGCCCTTCGCCGGCTCCTTCGGCTCCGGGGTGCCCGGTCGGCGCGGCCGGTTGGGGTCGGGCTCGCCGCGCATGGTGTCGAGTTGCAGGGTCTCCTGGACGGCGAGGGCGCCGGTGAAGGTGGAGAACAGGTCGGCCCGCGCCCGCCGGCCGCCGTCGCCGAAGAGGTCGCGGAGGCGGTTCGGCGGGTCGACGGCGTTCTGCGCCTCCTGCAACCGGCCGTCGCGGCGGCCGAGCTGGAGGACGACGTACTGGAGGTACGTGTCGCGCGGCGACAGCGCGAGGCGGTCGCGGGCCTCGTCGAACGTCCACGCGGCACCGTCGGCCTTCGGCGGGGGCTGGCCGACGACGCTCGCCGGCCGCAACAGGGCGACGACGGCGAGCACGAACGCCGCCTCGACCGCGACCGCGGCCGCGAACGCGACCCCGGGCAGGGCGGCCCGGCAGCCGCGGGCGAGCAGGTACACGCTCATCGGGAACCCTCCGGGGTGGTGAGTCAGGGCCGCGCGTCGAGCCGCGCCCAGTGGTCGTTCGAGTCGGCGGGCGAGAGCGGGCGGGCGTGGCGGCGCAGCTCCCAGACCGCGGCGCCGTCGCCGGACGCGACCACCAGCGAGCGGCTGTCGGCGGTGAAGGCCACCGCCGCCGGCTCCGCGGGCAGGTCGAGCGAGAAGCGGTCGGCCGCCGCCGCCACGTCCCACAGGCGGACGGCCTTCCCGTCGCGGTAAGCGAGGGTGCGGCCGTCGGGGGCGAGCGCGAACCACGACACCGCGGTCCGCGCCGTGGCGACGCGGGCCACCTCGCGGCCGGAGCCGGCGTCGAGCAGCAGTACGGTGTTGTCGGCGGCGACGGCGAGCGTGCGGCCAGTCGCGTGGTACTCGACGGCGTACGCCCCGCCGCGCAGGCCGCCGAACACGCGGGCGGCACCCGTCGTCACGTTCCAGACGCGCACCGACTGGTCGCCGCCGGCCGACGCCAGCTCGCGGCCGTCGGGCGCGAACGACAGCCCCCACACGGACCGGCTGTGCCCGTCGAGGGTGCGGACGGCGCGGCCCGTCTTCGCGTCCCAGAGGCGGACGCGGCCGTCCTCGCCGCCGGTCGCCACGAGCGTACCGTCCGGCGAGAAGGCGGCCGCCCGCGCCGCGCCGCCGTGCCCGGCGAGCGTGTGCCGCAGGGCGCCGGTTGCGGCGTCCCAGACGCGCACGTCGCCGTCGTAGCCGGCCGCGGCGAGCAGCTTGCCGCCGGGGGCGAACACGACCGCCGAGCCGCCGCCGGGGAAGGCGCACTTCGCCACTGCGGTCCCGTCCGCCTTCCAGACGCGCACCTCCGCCCCCGGGCCGACCGTGGCTAACGACCCGGCGGACGCCGCGACGGCCAGCACCGCGGAGCCGTGCGCCAGCCGCACCGGCTCCGCGACCACGGCCGGCGCGCGAGGCGCGTCCGGCGGCGGTGGTTGCCGGTCGAGCGCGAGCACGCCGCCGACCACGGCCAGCCCGACGACCGCGGCGAGCGGCCAGCCCCAGCCGAGCCGCGGTTCCACTGCGAGCGTTGCTACCGCCGGCGTCACCGTCCCGCCGACGGCCGCGAGCGTGACGCGCGCCAACTCGGCCGGCACCGCGACCGCGGCGCGGGCGCTCAGGAGCGTGGTCAGCCCCGCGACGGAGCAGCCGACGCCGCGGCGGGCCAGGCGGTCGCGTAGTAGCGCCTTCGCCCGCGCCAGCCGGCCGTTCACCGTGCCTTCCGGCCAGCCGAGCAGCCGGGCGGCCTCCTCGCGGGAGCGGCCCTCGACGCAGCACAGCACGACGGGGTCGCGGTAGCGCGCCCCGAGGCGGTCGAGTTCGCCGTCGAGCACGGCGGCGATGTCGTCCCAGTCGTCGGCGGCAGGGGTGTCGGTGGGTCGCATCAGGGCGGCCTTTCTCTCGCGGGCGCGCCGGCGGGCCTCGCGGGTCCGGGCCTTCAGCGCC carries:
- a CDS encoding sigma-70 family RNA polymerase sigma factor, which produces MATDRTTAAQLLWGRLAPGAADGPTDGELLAAFAATHGEADFAQLLARHGRMVLGVCRRLLGNAADADDAFQAVFLVLSRRAAALRGVRSVAGWLHGTAVRVALKARTREARRRARERKAALMRPTDTPAADDWDDIAAVLDGELDRLGARYRDPVVLCCVEGRSREEAARLLGWPEGTVNGRLARAKALLRDRLARRGVGCSVAGLTTLLSARAAVAVPAELARVTLAAVGGTVTPAVATLAVEPRLGWGWPLAAVVGLAVVGGVLALDRQPPPPDAPRAPAVVAEPVRLAHGSAVLAVAASAGSLATVGPGAEVRVWKADGTAVAKCAFPGGGSAVVFAPGGKLLAAAGYDGDVRVWDAATGALRHTLAGHGGAARAAAFSPDGTLVATGGEDGRVRLWDAKTGRAVRTLDGHSRSVWGLSFAPDGRELASAGGDQSVRVWNVTTGAARVFGGLRGGAYAVEYHATGRTLAVAADNTVLLLDAGSGREVARVATARTAVSWFALAPDGRTLAYRDGKAVRLWDVAAAADRFSLDLPAEPAAVAFTADSRSLVVASGDGAAVWELRRHARPLSPADSNDHWARLDARP